CCGGCTGGTTCTCTTCGATCAGTAAACCCATCGACACCATGGCCACGCCGCAGGTTTCGATCGGCTGCATCGACTGGGTGTCACCACTGCCACTCACTTCAGGGGTGCGATCGGCGACGCCGAGCATGGTTGGAGCGTTGGGGCCGTAAATGTCGGCATCGAGCAGGCCCACCCGCAGACCTTGGGCCGCTAAGGCGCACGCCAGGTTTACGGCGACGGTGCTTTTGCCTACGCCGCCCTTGCCGCTGCTCACGGCGATCACATGGCGAACCCCTGGAATGGATTGCCGCTCCGCAACCTGCCCATGGCCAGCCTGGCCGATGCCGCCCTGGGACGGAGGTTGGCCAAGCTCAAACTGAACGTCATCAATGCCTTCCAGCTGCAACAGCCGTTGCTTGGCTGCGCTGACGATCTGATCACGCTGGCTTTGTGCGAAGCCAGGCAGGTTGAGTCGGATGACGGCTCGAGGGGGTGCCACTCTGACCTGATCAAGCCAGCCCAGCTCCAGCAGTGAGCGCTCGCTTCCAGCATCGCGGAGGTCGCTGAGAGCCTGCGTCGCCTGTTCTGCTGTGGTCATGCATCCCTTTCGATGGGCTGGATCCTAGGGGCGCTTCCCATGA
This region of Synechococcus sp. NOUM97013 genomic DNA includes:
- a CDS encoding Mrp/NBP35 family ATP-binding protein, with the protein product MTTAEQATQALSDLRDAGSERSLLELGWLDQVRVAPPRAVIRLNLPGFAQSQRDQIVSAAKQRLLQLEGIDDVQFELGQPPSQGGIGQAGHGQVAERQSIPGVRHVIAVSSGKGGVGKSTVAVNLACALAAQGLRVGLLDADIYGPNAPTMLGVADRTPEVSGSGDTQSMQPIETCGVAMVSMGLLIEENQPVIWRGPMLNGIIRQFLYQVNWGERDVLVVDLPPGTGDAQLSLAQAVPMAGVVIVTTPQQVALQDARRGLAMFRQMSIPVLGVVENMSAFIPPDQPDKRYALFGSGGGQTLADAFDVPLLAQIPMEMLVQEGGDQGQPITLAHPNSASARTFLELAERLTPTVIEKR